Proteins encoded in a region of the Mycoplasmoides pirum ATCC 25960 genome:
- a CDS encoding ABC transporter ATP-binding protein: protein MWKLLKFQSAKYWTITIFASILTFIQVITDLVMPAIFTAMTPIIGASDDNIGYILSHVPFLVWTLQFTSRTEALTILGSSMGACALFGLLTGFLGAYLASKSAVNIAAMIRSNLFLQIQKLSSSNLDKFGTSSLLIRLTNDIALIQNMSFTVIRIMIRGPFLFVGGLIFSIMTDGDLSISLAVWIPLMIIAMMVAIKKASPLFGTIQKTVDALNVQSRENILGVRVIKSYNLESTQRDKFNEVNNRWNFYTTKAFKILSGLQPIILLIANLASLIILLIAKYPPHPIDSTLELGKLQSILGYQGYIIMGITISTMVLFNFVQSRASVKRVNEVLNDIPNIKVNSSGLDLVDGSIVFENVNFKYNPNSSENILNNINFSINSGETIGIIGSTGSGKSSIINLMARIYEPTTGNIIVGKRNIKDIDTYNLHNSVGYVFQENILFAGTIKSNLLFGNDKATNEEIDEALEIACAKPFINNFVDGINHIVEQRGKNLSGGQKQRVSIARTILRKPRILVLDDSTSALDAITDQNLRRNIKEKLKGLTTIIIAQKILSIKDSDKILVVDKGEIVGQGTHSELIKNCDVYKQIAVSQMSEEELANA from the coding sequence ATGTGAAAACTTTTAAAGTTTCAAAGTGCTAAATACTGAACTATAACTATATTTGCTAGTATTTTAACTTTTATTCAAGTTATAACTGATTTAGTTATGCCAGCTATTTTCACTGCTATGACACCTATAATCGGAGCCTCTGATGATAATATAGGTTATATTCTTTCGCATGTTCCTTTTTTAGTATGAACACTTCAATTCACTTCTAGAACTGAAGCTTTAACTATTTTAGGTTCATCAATGGGTGCATGTGCATTATTTGGTTTATTAACTGGTTTTTTAGGAGCTTATTTAGCTTCTAAATCAGCTGTAAATATAGCTGCAATGATTAGATCAAATTTATTTTTACAAATTCAAAAATTATCTTCTTCTAATCTGGATAAATTTGGTACGTCTAGTTTACTTATTAGATTAACTAATGATATAGCGTTAATTCAAAATATGTCATTTACAGTTATAAGAATCATGATTCGAGGACCATTTTTATTTGTTGGGGGTTTAATTTTTTCAATAATGACAGATGGTGATCTTTCTATTTCATTAGCTGTTTGAATACCATTGATGATTATAGCGATGATGGTTGCTATCAAAAAAGCATCGCCATTGTTTGGAACAATTCAAAAAACAGTAGATGCTTTAAATGTTCAATCTCGTGAAAATATTTTAGGTGTGCGTGTTATAAAATCTTATAATCTTGAATCTACACAAAGAGATAAATTTAATGAAGTAAATAATCGCTGAAATTTTTATACTACAAAAGCATTTAAAATTTTATCTGGATTACAACCTATTATTTTATTGATTGCTAATTTAGCTTCTTTGATAATTTTATTAATAGCAAAATATCCACCACATCCAATAGATTCAACTTTAGAGTTGGGCAAATTACAATCTATTCTTGGTTATCAAGGATATATTATTATGGGTATTACTATAAGTACAATGGTTTTATTTAATTTTGTACAATCACGAGCTTCAGTGAAAAGAGTTAACGAAGTTCTAAATGACATTCCAAATATAAAAGTAAACTCTAGTGGTTTAGATCTTGTTGATGGTTCAATTGTTTTTGAAAATGTTAATTTTAAATATAATCCTAATTCTTCTGAAAACATTTTAAATAATATTAATTTTTCAATTAATTCAGGTGAAACAATAGGGATTATTGGATCAACAGGTTCTGGAAAATCATCAATAATTAATTTAATGGCAAGGATTTATGAACCTACAACAGGTAATATTATTGTTGGTAAAAGAAATATAAAAGATATTGATACATATAATTTACACAATTCTGTTGGTTATGTTTTTCAAGAAAATATTTTATTTGCAGGAACAATAAAATCAAATTTATTGTTTGGTAATGATAAAGCAACAAATGAAGAAATCGATGAAGCGTTAGAAATCGCTTGTGCTAAACCATTTATCAATAATTTTGTTGATGGAATTAATCATATTGTTGAACAACGAGGAAAAAATTTATCAGGTGGTCAAAAACAACGTGTTTCAATTGCAAGAACAATATTGAGAAAACCTAGAATTCTTGTTTTAGATGATTCAACTAGCGCATTAGACGCAATCACTGATCAAAATTTACGTAGAAATATTAAAGAAAAACTTAAAGGTTTGACTACTATAATAATTGCTCAGAAAATTTTATCAATAAAAGATTCAGATAAAATTTTAGTTGTTGATAAAGGAGAAATTGTTGGACAAGGAACACATAGTGAATTAATTAAAAATTGTGATGTATACAAACAAATAGCAGTTTCACAAATGAGTGAGGAGGAATTAGCAAATGCATAA
- a CDS encoding GNAT family N-acetyltransferase gives MNEIIVRDYLDKDFEEVKKLLNNIFRLNERNFPKQYINDFLTISAKKFISDSSIKKLAIMNNEVAGLAFFDNLIQTKLNNDSYIKKFNYMRSNLNNENEIYDFELQMAVIKNIDNLIDELKSNKMLQNIPELKLLSVNPKFKGRNIAKNLINYVCNKFNFKSFWLVTDSNCNWKYYEKQNYKLIKKKLILDAKNEPYKSYENELHEIMIFLCE, from the coding sequence ATGAACGAAATTATTGTTAGAGATTATTTAGATAAAGATTTTGAAGAAGTAAAAAAACTATTGAATAATATTTTTCGTTTAAATGAAAGAAATTTTCCAAAACAATATATAAATGATTTTTTAACTATATCAGCTAAAAAATTTATTTCAGATAGTTCTATTAAAAAATTAGCAATTATGAATAATGAAGTTGCTGGTTTAGCTTTTTTTGATAATTTAATTCAAACAAAATTAAATAATGATTCATATATTAAAAAATTTAATTATATGCGTTCAAATTTAAACAACGAAAACGAAATATATGATTTTGAATTGCAAATGGCTGTAATTAAAAATATTGATAATTTAATTGATGAATTAAAATCTAATAAAATGCTTCAAAATATTCCTGAACTAAAACTTTTATCAGTTAATCCCAAATTTAAAGGTAGAAATATTGCAAAAAATTTAATTAATTATGTTTGTAATAAATTTAATTTTAAATCATTTTGATTAGTAACAGATAGTAATTGTAATTGAAAGTATTATGAAAAACAAAACTATAAATTGATAAAAAAGAAATTAATTTTAGATGCCAAAAATGAACCATATAAAAGTTATGAAAACGAATTGCATGAAATAATGATTTTTTTGTGTGAATAA
- the ribF gene encoding riboflavin biosynthesis protein RibF — protein sequence MAKDLILGFFDGLHHGHKLLFEKSKDFLFDVLTFKNIPSKKNNFLYSEQERFNQLKKMKTNKIYLLDLNFQNMSALEFCNNFLLKKFSEYRIIVGSDYLFGRDKQNVEFLQKNFKNVLIVNRSNISTTLIKKLIKNNNFFEANKLLLEPYYRVGKVIKGKQIATSLGFPTANIECDKNLIELNEGSYIVQCVVDNLTYQGVGFVGNSKSFKESKKYIEVNIFNFNKNIYDNEIKIIFYKFIRPNEFFSNIIDLKQAIELDINTAKNYFN from the coding sequence ATGGCAAAAGATTTAATTTTGGGTTTTTTTGATGGTTTACATCATGGACATAAATTATTGTTTGAAAAATCGAAAGATTTTCTTTTTGACGTTTTAACATTTAAAAATATTCCAAGTAAAAAAAATAATTTTTTGTATTCAGAACAAGAAAGATTTAATCAGTTGAAAAAGATGAAAACAAATAAAATTTATTTATTAGATTTAAATTTTCAAAATATGAGTGCATTAGAATTTTGTAATAATTTTTTACTTAAAAAATTTAGTGAATATCGAATTATAGTTGGTAGTGATTATCTTTTTGGTCGCGATAAACAAAATGTTGAATTTTTACAAAAAAATTTTAAAAATGTTTTAATTGTTAATCGTTCCAATATTTCAACCACATTAATAAAAAAATTAATTAAAAATAATAATTTCTTTGAAGCTAACAAATTACTTTTAGAACCATATTATCGTGTTGGAAAAGTAATTAAAGGGAAACAAATAGCAACATCATTAGGTTTTCCAACAGCTAATATTGAATGTGATAAAAATTTGATTGAATTAAACGAAGGTTCTTATATAGTTCAATGCGTTGTTGATAATTTAACATATCAAGGTGTTGGATTTGTTGGAAATAGTAAATCTTTTAAAGAATCTAAAAAATATATTGAAGTTAATATCTTTAATTTCAATAAAAACATTTATGACAATGAGATAAAAATAATTTTTTATAAATTTATTAGACCAAATGAATTTTTTTCAAATATTATTGATTTGAAACAAGCAATTGAACTAGATATTAACACTGCTAAAAATTATTTTAATTAA
- the truB gene encoding tRNA pseudouridine(55) synthase TruB gives MNFQNSVINFYKPSGVGSTEFLNILKKKFNWKKAGFAGTLDPMASGVLLIGVNESTKLLKNLSNLNKQYYVEILFGVETDTGDITGKIIKESSNLFFDKDEIISKLKNFVDNQYLQIPPKFSAINVNGVRAYKLARNNIEFNLKPREVKLYNWKVIDFKLPILSLMVDVSKGFYIRQLAIDLALELNTFATCKKILRTKCGDYNLKNSLFLSI, from the coding sequence ATGAATTTTCAAAATTCTGTAATTAATTTTTATAAACCTTCTGGTGTTGGCTCGACAGAATTTTTAAATATATTGAAAAAGAAATTTAATTGAAAAAAAGCTGGTTTTGCTGGAACTTTAGACCCTATGGCTAGTGGTGTTTTATTAATTGGAGTTAACGAATCAACTAAATTACTTAAAAATTTGTCTAATTTGAATAAGCAATATTATGTAGAAATTTTATTTGGAGTTGAAACTGATACCGGAGATATTACAGGTAAAATAATAAAAGAAAGTTCTAATTTATTTTTTGATAAAGATGAAATCATTTCCAAATTAAAAAATTTTGTTGATAATCAATATTTACAAATACCACCTAAATTTTCAGCAATTAATGTAAATGGAGTTAGAGCTTATAAATTAGCAAGAAATAATATTGAGTTCAATTTGAAACCTAGAGAAGTTAAACTATATAATTGAAAAGTTATTGATTTTAAATTGCCAATTTTAAGTTTGATGGTTGATGTATCTAAAGGTTTTTACATAAGACAACTTGCTATAGATTTAGCATTAGAATTGAATACATTTGCAACATGTAAAAAAATTTTGAGAACTAAATGTGGGGATTATAATTTAAAAAACTCTTTGTTTTTATCAATTTAA